From Methylobacterium radiodurans, a single genomic window includes:
- a CDS encoding DUF599 domain-containing protein, which yields MTDLKTAAAAFSPLDLGALLFFVAAWTGYALSVGRLRGRMVSLSQIMNRQREIWARQMIQRDNRVVDTTINASLQNGTAFFASTSLIALGGVLTLSRSSDDVLSLFGALALGGAATRLTWEIKVAGLAVVFVYAFFKFTWAYRLFNYGSILIGAVPPKGSGADEAAMLRAARRAAAMNIAAGQQFARGQRAFLFALAYLGWFVSPYLLMLTTTAAVLVMWRRQFASEIRSALLEEDEVLKESAR from the coding sequence ATGACCGACCTGAAGACCGCCGCCGCGGCGTTCTCGCCGCTCGACCTGGGCGCGCTCCTGTTCTTCGTCGCCGCCTGGACCGGCTACGCGCTCTCAGTCGGGCGCCTGCGCGGCCGGATGGTGTCGCTCTCGCAGATCATGAACCGGCAGCGCGAGATCTGGGCGCGCCAGATGATCCAGCGCGACAACCGGGTGGTCGACACCACGATCAACGCCTCGCTGCAGAACGGCACCGCCTTCTTCGCCTCAACCTCGCTGATCGCGCTCGGCGGCGTGCTCACGCTCTCGCGCTCGAGCGACGACGTGCTCAGCCTGTTCGGCGCGCTGGCGCTCGGCGGCGCCGCCACCCGGCTCACCTGGGAGATCAAGGTGGCGGGGCTCGCGGTGGTCTTCGTCTACGCCTTCTTCAAGTTCACCTGGGCCTACCGCCTGTTCAACTACGGCTCGATCCTGATCGGGGCGGTGCCGCCGAAGGGCTCGGGTGCGGACGAGGCCGCGATGCTGCGCGCGGCGCGCCGCGCCGCCGCGATGAACATCGCCGCCGGCCAGCAGTTCGCGCGGGGCCAGCGCGCCTTCCTGTTCGCGCTGGCCTATCTGGGCTGGTTCGTCAGTCCCTATCTCTTGATGCTCACCACCACCGCGGCGGTTCTGGTGATGTGGCGCCGCCAGTTCGCCTCCGAGATCCGGAGCGCGCTCCTGGAGGAGGACGAGGTTCTGAAGGAGAGCGCGCGATGA
- a CDS encoding acylphosphatase, translating into MSGTKTVAVVISGRVQGVSYRAWTEREARARGLSGHVLNCEDGTVEAMFSGPEAAVDAMLAACRQGPPGARVDDVVATAPAEAPPSGFRILS; encoded by the coding sequence GTGAGCGGGACGAAGACCGTCGCGGTGGTGATCAGCGGCCGGGTACAGGGCGTGTCCTACCGGGCCTGGACCGAGCGCGAGGCACGGGCGCGCGGCCTCTCGGGCCATGTGCTTAACTGCGAAGACGGCACGGTCGAAGCCATGTTCTCAGGGCCCGAAGCCGCGGTGGATGCGATGCTTGCGGCCTGCCGTCAGGGGCCGCCGGGGGCGCGGGTGGACGACGTGGTGGCGACGGCGCCGGCCGAGGCACCGCCCTCCGGCTTCCGCATCCTGTCGTAG
- the uraD gene encoding 2-oxo-4-hydroxy-4-carboxy-5-ureidoimidazoline decarboxylase — MASAPLTLTALNAMPEPDFVAALGAVYEHAPWVAAAASARRPFATVEALADAMRAVIEEAPDGQRLALLAGHPELAGRAARAGRIEPASVAEQAAAGLDRLSEAEYARFEALNAAYRARFGIPFILCVKRHGRASLLRRFEARLASAPETERRTALAEVFRIGAIRLNGLVAGEGPPRTTGRISTHVLDTVRGRPAAGIGVELHEIVSAEETVLVARAVTNADGRTDAPLIGGRPVPIAIYELRFALGAYHRAAGYDLADPPFLDVVPLRFGVSEPEGHYHVPLVATPWSFQTYRGS, encoded by the coding sequence ATGGCTTCCGCTCCCCTCACCCTCACCGCCCTCAACGCGATGCCGGAGCCGGACTTCGTCGCGGCGCTCGGCGCGGTCTACGAGCACGCGCCCTGGGTGGCCGCGGCCGCCTCGGCCCGGCGGCCCTTCGCGACGGTCGAGGCGCTCGCGGACGCGATGCGGGCGGTGATCGAGGAAGCGCCGGACGGGCAGCGTCTTGCCCTGCTTGCCGGCCATCCGGAACTCGCCGGGCGCGCCGCGCGGGCCGGGCGGATCGAACCCGCTTCCGTCGCGGAGCAGGCGGCGGCCGGGCTCGATCGCCTGTCGGAGGCCGAGTACGCCCGCTTCGAGGCGCTGAACGCGGCCTACCGGGCGCGGTTCGGGATCCCGTTCATCCTCTGCGTGAAGCGGCACGGCCGGGCCTCGCTGCTCCGCCGCTTCGAGGCCCGGCTCGCCTCGGCCCCGGAGACCGAGCGGCGCACGGCCCTCGCCGAGGTCTTCCGCATCGGCGCGATCCGCCTGAACGGGCTGGTCGCGGGGGAGGGGCCGCCGCGCACCACGGGGCGGATCTCGACCCACGTGCTGGACACGGTGCGGGGCCGGCCCGCCGCGGGGATCGGCGTGGAACTCCACGAGATCGTCTCGGCCGAGGAGACCGTCCTCGTCGCCCGCGCGGTGACCAACGCGGACGGGCGCACCGACGCGCCGCTGATCGGCGGGCGTCCGGTGCCGATCGCGATCTACGAGCTGCGCTTCGCGCTCGGCGCCTACCATCGCGCGGCCGGATACGACTTGGCCGATCCGCCCTTCCTCGACGTCGTGCCGCTGCGCTTCGGCGTGTCGGAGCCGGAAGGGCACTACCACGTGCCCCTGGTGGCGACGCCCTGGAGCTTCCAGACCTATCGCGGCAGCTGA
- a CDS encoding nucleobase:cation symporter-2 family protein translates to MSLPSPAPSAAGSDPVPGARLSRGALGRLGLQHVLVMYAGAVAVPLIVGRALKLSPEQVALLVSADLFACGIVTLIQSWGLPGIGIRMPVMMGVTFAAVTPMVAMGVNPEIGLTGIYGAVIASGLFGLLVAPLVGRLLPLFPPVVTGTIILVIGISLMRVGVNWAAGGVGNPNYGAPLYLGIAAFVLCVILLVARYATGFAASASVLIGIVLGMIVSGFAGLVHLDRVAAAAWFDVVRPFAFGWPTFDPVAIITLCLVMIVVMIESTGMFLALSEITADPVDERRLARGLRADGLGTVIGGVFNTFPYTSFSQNIGLVGVTGVRSRWVTVAGGFIMLGLGLIPKLAALVEAVPQCVLGGAGLVMFGMVGATGTRILGGVDFAGNRNNLFIVAVSVGFGMIPLVAPTFFKQMPHALHPLLESGILLAAISAVGLNLFFNRLGAAAEARDAAIRQAWVAEAH, encoded by the coding sequence ATGTCGTTGCCCTCTCCCGCGCCGTCCGCCGCCGGGTCCGATCCGGTCCCCGGAGCCCGGCTGTCCCGCGGCGCGCTGGGGCGTCTCGGCCTCCAGCACGTGCTGGTGATGTATGCGGGCGCCGTGGCGGTGCCCCTCATCGTCGGGCGCGCCCTCAAACTCTCCCCGGAGCAGGTGGCGCTCCTCGTGAGCGCCGACCTCTTCGCATGCGGCATCGTCACCCTGATCCAGAGCTGGGGCCTGCCGGGTATCGGCATCCGCATGCCGGTGATGATGGGCGTCACCTTCGCGGCGGTCACCCCGATGGTGGCGATGGGCGTGAACCCGGAGATCGGCCTGACCGGTATCTACGGTGCGGTGATCGCCTCGGGCCTGTTCGGGCTCCTGGTCGCGCCCCTGGTCGGGCGGCTGCTGCCCCTGTTCCCGCCAGTGGTGACCGGGACGATCATCCTTGTCATCGGCATCTCGCTGATGCGCGTCGGCGTGAACTGGGCCGCGGGCGGCGTCGGCAACCCGAACTACGGCGCGCCGCTCTATCTCGGCATCGCCGCCTTCGTGCTCTGCGTCATCCTGCTCGTCGCCCGCTACGCCACGGGCTTCGCCGCCTCGGCCTCGGTCCTGATCGGCATCGTGCTCGGCATGATCGTGTCCGGCTTCGCAGGCCTCGTCCATCTCGACCGGGTCGCCGCGGCCGCCTGGTTCGACGTGGTGCGCCCCTTCGCGTTCGGCTGGCCGACCTTCGACCCGGTCGCGATCATCACCCTCTGCCTCGTGATGATCGTCGTGATGATCGAGTCGACCGGCATGTTCCTGGCGCTCTCGGAGATCACCGCCGATCCGGTCGACGAGCGGCGCCTCGCCCGGGGCCTGCGCGCGGACGGACTCGGCACCGTGATCGGCGGCGTGTTCAACACCTTCCCCTACACCTCGTTCTCGCAGAATATCGGCCTCGTGGGCGTGACCGGCGTGCGCTCGCGCTGGGTCACGGTGGCGGGCGGCTTCATCATGCTCGGTCTCGGGCTGATCCCGAAGCTCGCGGCGCTCGTCGAGGCCGTGCCGCAATGCGTGCTCGGCGGGGCAGGCCTCGTGATGTTCGGCATGGTCGGCGCCACCGGCACGCGCATCCTCGGGGGCGTCGATTTCGCGGGCAACCGCAACAACCTGTTCATCGTCGCGGTCTCGGTGGGCTTCGGCATGATCCCGCTGGTCGCGCCGACCTTCTTCAAGCAGATGCCGCACGCGCTGCATCCGCTGCTGGAATCGGGCATCCTGCTCGCGGCGATCTCGGCGGTGGGCCTGAACCTGTTCTTCAACAGGCTCGGCGCCGCCGCGGAGGCCCGCGACGCGGCGATCCGCCAGGCCTGGGTCGCCGAAGCCCACTGA
- the pucL gene encoding factor-independent urate hydroxylase has product MPLTASTYGKGRVRVMRLARDGDHHTPRELTLTVLMKGGFDAAWTQADNRACIATDTVKNIVNVVAARNVALDAEAFVQAVAALFLDTYPQVAEISIEGRETRWLRHAIDGTPHGHTFTLDGNGTGYVGLVANRAGAVLRSGLRGYTFMKTTQSGWSNFFDDGYRTLADTDDRIAATSMDATWTWRDAPIDYATANAAVLETLIRVFGTTYSASVQDSMYRMGEAVLAAIPEIAEIAFAMPNKHYIPINLRPFGLDNPGTVFLPTDEPHGQIEATVGRAA; this is encoded by the coding sequence ATGCCCCTGACCGCCTCGACCTACGGCAAGGGCCGCGTCCGCGTGATGCGGCTCGCCCGGGACGGCGACCACCACACGCCGCGGGAGCTGACGCTGACGGTGCTCATGAAGGGCGGGTTCGACGCCGCCTGGACGCAGGCCGACAACCGCGCCTGCATCGCGACCGACACCGTGAAGAACATCGTCAACGTGGTGGCGGCGCGCAACGTCGCCCTCGACGCGGAGGCCTTCGTGCAGGCCGTCGCCGCCCTCTTCCTCGACACCTACCCGCAGGTCGCGGAGATCTCGATCGAGGGGCGCGAGACGCGCTGGCTGCGCCACGCGATCGACGGCACGCCTCACGGCCACACCTTCACCCTCGACGGCAACGGCACCGGCTACGTCGGGCTCGTGGCGAACCGTGCGGGCGCCGTGCTGCGCTCGGGCCTGCGCGGCTACACCTTCATGAAGACCACGCAGTCCGGCTGGTCGAACTTCTTCGACGACGGCTACCGCACGCTCGCCGACACCGACGACCGCATCGCCGCCACCAGCATGGACGCCACCTGGACCTGGCGGGACGCGCCCATCGATTACGCGACCGCCAACGCGGCCGTGCTCGAGACCCTGATCCGGGTGTTCGGCACCACCTACTCGGCGAGCGTGCAGGATTCGATGTACCGGATGGGCGAGGCCGTGCTCGCCGCGATCCCGGAGATCGCCGAGATCGCCTTCGCCATGCCGAACAAGCACTACATCCCGATCAATCTCAGGCCCTTCGGGCTCGATAACCCCG